In a single window of the Osmerus eperlanus chromosome 4, fOsmEpe2.1, whole genome shotgun sequence genome:
- the LOC134019399 gene encoding somatostatin-1-like, translated as MRVQLRSVLLLLAWSDLETLALPLDGGLRLQRHQDWAPERRGLLQQVLAQLSSDYPDSNQLHLQRDQEERNQERDQEERDQEERDQEARSLRAPPRHRFSCKNFFWKTYSIC; from the exons ATGAGGGTCCAGTTGAGGTCCGTTCTTCTCCTGCTGGCGTGGAGCGACCTGGAGACTTTGGCTCTCCCCCTAGATGGAGGACTAAGACTACAGAGACATCAG GACTGGGCTCCAGAGCGGAGGGGCTTGCTGCAGCAGGTGTTAGCACAGCTGTCCTCAGACTACCCAGACTCCAACCAGCTGCATctgcagagagaccaggaggagagaaaccAGGAGAGGGACCAGGAGGAAagggaccaggaggagagagaccaggaggcgaGATCACTCAGAGCACCTCCTCGACACAGATTTAGCTGTAAGAACTTCTTTTGGAAGACCTACTCCATCTGC